Genomic segment of Triticum aestivum cultivar Chinese Spring chromosome 6A, IWGSC CS RefSeq v2.1, whole genome shotgun sequence:
ACGACGACAGTGATTCCTGGGGCACCAGGAAGTTTCTTAGAAAAGATGCCCTTGAACGATCCGCGCATCTAAAGGGCGATTCTTTCACCATCCGGTGTGACATAATGGTTTGCAAGGATCCCAACACCGAGGATGCCAGTGGTCACGACACCAAGGTGCTCCTCTCTGACATAGACCAGCATTTTCATACTCTCCTTCAAACCAAGGTGGGTGCTGATGTGACATTCGAGGTTAGTGGCGCGCACATCGTTGTGTGCTTGCAGCCCGGTCCAAAGTCTTCATGGCACAACTCTTTGGTCCCAGGAAGGGGGGCACTACAACGTCCGGTGTCATACATATCAAAGACATGAATTGCTTAGATTCATCTACACAGACTCATTCCCTGAGATAGAGAAGGACGACATGGAGGAGGAAGAAGTGTCACAGGTTTTGGAAGGAGGACAAAAAGAGGAAACAATAGAGCTCACACCTATGCTGTCAGACTCGTTCACTGAGATAGAGAAGGACGACATGGAGGAGGAAGAAGTGTCACAGGTTTTAGAAGGAGGACAAAAAGaggaagcaacagaggatgaaatGTGGATTCAATGGATCCAGGACTTGTTTGTGGCGGCAGATAGGTACGATCTTCGACGGCTCAAGTGCATATCAGAAAGGCAATTGTCTGACAGCATAGGTGTGAGCTCGGTGATGTCCACTCTTGCTCTAGCCGAGCAGCACCACTGCCACGGATTGAAGGAGGCATGCTTGAAGTTTATCCAAGTCCAGTCCCCCTCATGCTTACAAACAGTAACGACGACCGATGGCTGGGATCATGTAGTTTCGACCTATCCCTCTGTTTTGAAGGAGCTCTTTGTCAAGCTTGCTTCGAACCGACAAAAATAACACTCTCCTATATGGTACACATGTTCCACACTTGTTCCTGAAGTGATCCCCTTATGCAAATGATACTCTAGAGAGGCCGCAGTGTCTTGCTTTCAATTTTCCCGTCATGTAAAATTTTCCTATATGCGGAATCGGAAAGAAAATCCAACATATGGACAAATTATCTCTTCATGGAATATTCGGTCAGGCGTCAAACTACGTATTACAGCAATCTGTAACATTCACAACTAGTTTTTTTTATCCTCATATATTACTCTGTGTGTTGTCTCTTATTATTGCTTTGGTGTCTTCCCTGTCATGTAACCCTTTTATTGAAGTAGAATGTATGCTAAATTAGGAAAATCCGTCTCTTCCTGGAATATATATGGTCTGAAAATTCAGGTGTACCCAATGGTGGCAGCAAAAGTAGGCAAGTTTATTTTCGTTTGAAAAAGGGCGATTTTATTAACTCAGAATGAAGCATCAAGTAGATACAAAACAAAATGAGTAAACACCCAGTCTGTGATAgttaagatgcacacaaccaacatcaACGCACACTCTGAAAATTCATAGATGCTCGATCTGTAGTCTAAAATCATACATACACTTGCTAAAAATAGACCAAGAAATCATTCTTTGTGGCTGCATTTTAGTCAGGATCCGGTTGGCGCTGTATATGGAATAAAAGAAACATAGTTCATTCATGCTGAAGCTTTAACAGCACTGAAGCCGGGATGCTGCTTGGTCATAATAGGTAAACTTGGCTGTTAATTATCTAATTTGATACATGCACAAAATGTAGGCAAGTTTTGATGGGAAATTTTGATACATGAATGAAAAATCCACGAAAGCACGGAATTTTGATACACGAATCAAGAGCTCGTGGTTGAATCCAACTCCGACTCCGACTCCACCATGACCTACGTTGAATCCAACTCCGACTGCGGGTACCATGTGGTTGTTGTCGAAAACTACTCGTGCACCAAGAAATTGACACCCACTGGTCAAGGCATCGCCTCTCGCCAATTTGAGGTAGGAGGCTATATTTGGCATATCAAGTACTACCCCAACGGCAAGAGCTCGGATTGCGCCGACTTTGTTTCCCTCTATGTTTTTCTTGATGAAGACGACGATGGCAAGAAGCCTGTGGAAGCCAAGTTTGGTTTCAGTCTCATCGACCAGGTTGAGAAGCAAAACCCAGTCTATTTTTGTCATGCTGAAACATGCAGCTTCCCTTCCGGTGGTTCTTCTTATGGCTACACCAGGTTTATGAAAAAAGACGTTCTTGAACGATAAACGGATCTGGAGGCCGATTCTTTCACCGCCAGGTGTGATATCATGGTCTACAACACAGAGGTCTAAAGTCTTCATGGCACAACTCTTTGACCCCATGAAGGAGGGCACCGATACGTCCACCACCATACATATCGAAGACATGGAAGCAAAAGTATTCAGGGCTTTGCTTACCTTCATCTACACAGACTTGTTCCTTGAGAAGAAGGAGGATGGAACAGAAGTTGTGAAACATGGACAAGAAGATGATGAGACGCGGCTGCAATGGCTGAAAGATTTGTTGGTAGCAGCAGACAAATATGATATCCAACGACTCAAGTTCATATGTGAAAAGCAGTTGTCTCACAACATAAGTGTGAGCTCGGTGGCGTCCACCCTGGTTCTAGCCGAGCAGCACCATTGCTGTGGACTGAAGGAGGCGTGCTTGAAGTTTATCCGAGCCCAATCTCCCTCGTGTTTGCAAACGTTAATGGCGACTAAGGGCTGGGAACATATAATTAAGACCTACCCTTTGTTTTGAGCGACCTCATTGCCAAGCTTATTGCTTCGAATCAGAAGTAACACGTACTCTCTGTTTACAATATTCCTTAGACCCGAAGTGATGCTCTTACATATTTATGATTCTGTAGAGAGACCGTAGTCCACGTGTCTTGCTTTTTTCTTGCCGTGTAAGTTTCCTATATATATGCTCAATCTAATATATGCGCAAATTGTCCCTCCATGGGATTGGGATGGACGGTCTGTAAGTTGAGTGATATATGCTTTGTGGCAATTCCATTTCATTCCTGTATGGATATATATGTTCCACGCAAATATGTAGgcagctttatttatttatttttggtaaAACAGAGGTGGAAATTTCTGTTTTAATAATCCGTGGCAGAAGCGAAGGAAGGCATAAatgttttttttaagaaaaaaggtttccccccgctttatattataaagcaacggaCATGCTGGGGGCACAGCGGAACAAGCCCCAAAGAAGTCTAAAAAAGATAGCTAATCCGGCTCGAGGGTGGTAGCGGTGGAGGTGGCGGAGGAGCGAAAGCCGATGCCGCGGAACGAAGACCTGCCATAATGTTGTCGATGACGCCAGGGTCGCACCGCTTGCTAAGTGGTCTCCAGAGCTGTAAGAAGCCACACGTTTTATAGATTGCATCAATCACACGGTATGGAATTATACGCTCGATGACTAGTTTATTGTGGAAACACCAAAGGGTCCAAGGAAGAGTGCCCAAAGCCACCCAAATTGGGGGGCGGCTAGGGCCGGGAGCCTGAGGGCTTCCCCAAATAGGTCCGGGAGGTCGTCATGGCACCAATTGCCGCCAATGACCTCCCGGAAGCAGCTCCATAGAAACTGCGCTACAGGGCACCGGAAGAAGATGTGGTTACAGTCTTCCTAGACCAAACAAATGGGACAGAGGCCATCCCAGGGCTGTTACGTTTGTTGACCTCCGCCCCCGACGGGAGGCGGCCTCAGACCCATTGCCAGAGAAAGATGCGTATCTTCAATGGGAGTTTTATCTCCCAGATCACCGATAGTTCCACCGGGCCAGGGGTGGGAACGATTGCCTGGTAAAGGGACCTAGTCGAGAATCTGCCATTTGGCTCCAGGTGCCAAGACAGCGAGTCAGGCTCAAGGGAGGGGGGATGGAGGGCGATACATTCGAGCATTTCGTCCCATTGCCCGAGCTCAACCGCCCCGAAGGTATGGCGAAAGGCAATGGCACCCAAGTCAGCCAAGGCCACAGCTACAGAGAGTTGTGGTCGGACACAAATCGAGAATAACACGTAGAAGTGTTCCGCAAATGGGCGAGGCCCACCGATCGAGCCAGAATAATGTGCCGGACCCGGAACCAACTTTAATAGAGGTCCCTATGCGCAAGACCGGCATCAGCCGGATCACTGATTGCCAGAATTGGGATCCTACTGATCTGGGAGCGAATGCCAGTGGCTGCCCGCGGAGATACTTCGCGCGGATAATCTCGAGCCACAGGCCTCCCGTATTGGTCTGAATACGCCAGAGCCATTTGGAGAGGAGGGAAATATTCATCCCTTTGGATGAAATGACTCCCAGGCCACCCTGGTCCTTAGGCTTGCAGATCTCGGACCACTTCACCATGTGGTACTTCTTTTTATTGTTCTCTCCCGCCCAGAAGAATCTAGATAGGAGTTTGGTGACCTCATGATGAAGGGATTCATGTAGACTATAGAATCCCATTATGTACATCAAAAGATTAATGAGGGAGGAGTTCATCAAAATGACTTGAGCGGCTTTAGATAGCCATCTCCCCTACCAAGGTTCCAACCTAGGTTGGAGTTTGGCGACTATTGGGCGAAAGTCTTCTCCAGTAGCCGCGTGTCACTAATCGACATGCCAAGGTAAGTGGTCGGGAAGGATCCCAATCGACAATTCAAGCGATTGGCGATCCGTTGAGCCTCCGCCTGGGAGTATCCCAGGACCATCACCTTGCTCTTGGCAAAGTTGATTGTGAGGCCCAACATCTCCTGAAAGCAGAGGATGAGGAACTTGAGGTTTCGAATATCGTTGTTCGATCCCTCCACCATCATAATGGTATCATCCGCATACTGGAGGTGGTTCAGACCTCCATTGTTCACAAGGTGGGGACAAATCCCCCGAATGTGACCGGCCCGCTTGGCCAAGTCTAGGATCGAGGCCAAAGCATCAACCACAAGGTTGAAAAGAAACGGAGAGATCGGATCCCCTTGCTGGACGCCTTGGCCAGTCAAGAAGTAAGGCCCGATCTCCCCATTGATGTTCACAGCTGTGCGGCCACTCGTCACTAACTGCATCACCCTCACGACCCAGTGGGAGTCGAAGCCACGCTCGAGCAACACCTCCCGAAGGAAGGACCAATGAACGATGTCGTATGCTTTATGGAAGTCAATCTTGTAGAACACCGCATAGAGGTGCTTGCTCTTGACCTCATGGATGACCACGTGGAGAGCGAGAATCCCATCCAGAATAAACCTGCCCTTCGTGAAGGCAGACTAGTTCGGGTGGTGGATCCGAGGGGCGATTAGGGCCGCCCTAGCGGCGTGCCCCTTAGTCAAAATCCGGAATATCACATTGAGGACCGTGATAGGTCGGAATTGCCTTATGTCAGCAGCACCTAGCACCTGGGAATTAGAGAGACGATCCCGTAATTAAGCCGGGACATATCTAATGTTCCCCTAGCAAAATCCTGGAACAGGTCCAGGATAAGGTCCTTAACCATTGGCCCGAAGGCCTAGAAGAAGCGAACCGGAAGCCCATCCGGACCTGGGGCTGAGGCTGGGTTCATGGCTTTGACAAAGGTCTCGACTTCCCGGCATCAGATGGAGTGAGCAAGGCCGCGTTCTCCTCCGGGGAAACTAGTTGGTCAGGAGACCAAATATGGTCCGCCAGGGCGATACCCCCTCGAGGGCACCCCACGAATAACGACTTGTAGAAGTCGTCAACTAGAGAACGAATACCAGCATGATCTTGGAATAGTTGGCCCCTTTCCCATAAAAGGGGAATGGAGCATCGTCCCCTACAGCCATTAGTGATGGCCTGGAAGTAGACCGTGTTGACGTCGCCAAACAACACCCAATTAACAGAACCTCGATGTCGCCAGAACTCCTCCTCCTTGGAATAGATCTCCATGAGGGAGTTTTCCAGGTTATATCTATGGGCCCATTCATTAGAGGAAATCCTGGAGATATCCGCACGAAGGTCAAGGGCACGGATCTCCTCGAGAAGAAAGGCCTTTTGGAGACGGAGGTCTCGCCCAATATTGGCACCCCACCCTTTCATGAATTGCCTGGACCGTTTGGAAAGGTGGTGCCATTCGTCCGGAGTGGACATCCGCCTATGGGGCTTGGCTAAAGCCGAGACCCAATGAGTCTGGACGGCAGCCATAAAGCCCGGTTGCCGGAGCCAGAAAGTTTCAAACCGAAACCACGGTGGAGGCTGCGGTCTCTCATCCCTAGAAGACAAGAGAAGGGGAACGTGGTCGGACCCGATGCGAGTAATCGCCTGGAGCGAGGCCAAAGGAAACCGGAGCTCCCAGTCGGGTGAGACAAACACGCAGTCGAGTACACTAAGGGTCGGGGAAACCTATCGATTAGTCCAGGTAAACCGTGCCCCGACCCCATCCAATTCTAGGAGACCTAGATCCACAACCCAATCATTAAACTGATTCATCTCCGCATAATCAACACGCGAATTGCTCTTTTCCTTGGGGGAGCGGAGAGGGTTGAAATCTCCACCGACCACTACCGGTAGGGTCGCGGAAGAAATCTTGGCATGGAGTTCGGCCAAAAAAGCGGCGGAGCGACTATGGTTGGCTGGGCCGTAGACCACGATGATCTCCTACTTGAAATTCATATCGCGTTCCCAGACCTCCATGCTGACGAAGTGGGATCCACGATCCATGGGTCCCACCTCAAATGTGGCATCCTTCACTTCGAGAAGGATGCCACTAGAGTGGCCGGACACTCCATTAGATGGCAAGCAGTGCCATGCGAATAGATGTCTACTAAGGCGCTCAAGTTCTGCAAGGGAGAATTCCGTGCGCATTGTTTCATGGACCGTAACCACATCTATGGATTCATCACGCATGTACTCAATGAGCTGCCTGCGGCGGCCATCGTGGCCGAAGCCCCGCAGGTTCCAGAATAAAGTGCGCATGATCACTCATCTAATGGGTCCTCCCTGGACCCAACTGTGGTGGAAGCACTAAGAGCGTGACGTAATTGGGCAGTACGAGAACGCGTCCGACCACAAATCTCACCCGGGTCGATCGCGGGGAGGCCCCGCCCACTAGCCCTACAGGGCATAGAGGAAGGAACCTCCGCAGCCGCTTCCGCCTCGCGAGTCCGAATGGCCGCGAGGTGGCCCTCCAGGATCTCTTTGGCCTGGAGGGACACAAGctgctctaagagcatctccaacagccgcgctaaactagcgccgcgccgcaaattatgccgttttagcgcgcgcgcaacgcggcgggtcgctccagcgggcgcgcaaaaacggcgcgcgcgTTATAACGGGTTGGGCGCGCGGACAAAAACACTTAGCCGCGCGGTGTATTTCGGGCGCCAGCTACAGCGCGcagcacactcgagcgctcgcgccacACTCTCTCCTCTCCTTGTCCTATGCCCTGAGCGCACCGGCGCCGGCGCCCTGCCACCCACCCATGGACGCGCACACCGGCGCCCCGCTCACCCTACTGTACagccgcgaccccccccccccgcgccgccgccgcagccgccgccgccgccggaaaccctagcgcgggagcgctggcgtcgccaccgccggagctccgccgagcgtcggcctcgcgcgcagcctcttcttgccgccGCGGATATATATTGACCACGGCatcgggtggcgtcgcgccggcgccgtcccatgccgccgccgcaccgtcgaagaaggtccccaatgcggcgcggacgaagaagggcaaaacatccgcgaagaaaaacaaggcggcggacggctccggcaccgcgaaggcgaggggaaagaagcttgccgggcgttcgacggccgcggcggcttccgaagcgccggcgagctcactcgttgagccggccgccgacgcgcaccacgtgtttgacgaaatgcccccaaggtgaaaaaatttccaacttttcttttcttcttattttttcaatgcatcatcatcacatatagatagcttatttgcattgttcaaaaaactttgtagtctcaacgatgatgcatacatgtccactatgggtgttgggtccaacaattcgcattggtctcaaaccaatgacacccatttcgaagaccatgagtttgaggtggacgaggagggtgagggaatTGTCGAGgcgccgaaaggaagagcgggcaattactcaaccaacgatgacaagttactatgccatacttatttgcaagtgtcgagggatccatccattggaggtgatcaaagtagagacgcgtattgggggcgaatgaaagaacactttgatgctcacaacttgagtggaattgaccgctccgagagatcacttcggtcccgatGGTTGACAATTAACtcggattgtcaaaagtgggcggccgTACAAAAGGCAGTTGACAAGattaacccaagtggcacaaatgaggatgatcgagtaagtggcatctcatatatgttcatcatacttgtttttggtgaccgaagtgctaacttgttttgtttttcttttagtacaacattgcacaaaacttgttcaaagaagagacaaggacaaccaagaaggggaagatcaagaaaggcagggtctttaccttgcctcattgctatgaagtgttaaaggatgatgagaaatggaagaagcgtgatggtttggaggatttgcatttgagcaacaaacggAAGCGAGCAATTGAgatgaatgatgatgatgaggaggatgatgcatcaagtgatgacggcaagagaagccccacacccaactcggtttcatactcgaagccaaaacgaccggatgggtgcaagaaagacaaaaccgaaaagaaaaagaggaaaggagatgatgagctcaaaaatgctatggaagctattgtgaaggcaaggaTCGAAGCCAatgaggtgaggaaaatggcaaggaaccaagatgccgtggccgaggagaggaggttggcggccgaggagagaagagtggcggccgaggagagaaaggtggctttggaggagaggaaaGTAAGCAACGAGGAGCGAGCtaagttgttggaatgggagaagcacttattcttcttggacacatctaacctcaatgcggcgcaaaaagagtatgtcaatcttgcccaacaagaagtcttgatccaaaaaagagccttggttcgtgcaatgggtggcggtggcttcggcgccatgggtggcggtggcctcggcgccatgggaggcatgggtggcttcggagccatgggaggcatgggtgcacatccggccgccatgggaggcatggttgcacatccggccgccatgggaggcatgggtgcacctccggccgccatgggaggcatgggtggctttggagcaccctccgacgctatggccgccatgggagacatgagttttgcttctctcatgggaggcatgggtgcacctccggccgccatgggtgcaatgtctttcgatgtgccttctcacacacattctcatgaagatgccgttgaagatcttgccaacaccgtcggagcttcacatgatgcggtgcgtgatgcggtgcgtgatgaggagagggaggaagattcatcttcggaggcggaagagtcgtctttggaagatgaggacgaagacgaagacgaggaagatgaagattgatgtgtctttcatgtcttgaacttttagtttgcatttgaacttggttggatgaacttgtgggcatgattttgaacttgtgggcatgaacttttattcatcaacttgtttgtgtcaaatttcacatgttcatttttgtctaaaatatcatatatgcaaaatgcccggcgagtcgcgcgcgctgtatttttgcgctcTGCTGGAGCCAGCATAGGTGGGCGCGCAAAACCAGCCGCAGCGCGCAGTAAACAGGTTTTTTGCGCGCGGTGCTTTAGCGcggcggttggagatgctctaagaccgGGCCCTTCTCGCCACGGAAGACAATAGCCGAGTCGGCTGCAACCTTGGCCAGGTGACCAAAGGGGAACACCAGCAAGAGCGGATTGTCGCAAATATCATCAAGACCAGAGTAAGGAGCCTGGGAGTCGGACGGACCTGTATCGATAATCTTTTTGCCTCGCGTGCCAAATTCCCCAAACGGTGATCAATGGGCTTTTCAGCCCGTGGGCTGCGAGGCTTTTAAAACAAAAGCCCAATCATCATATAATAAACCCTAACTAAATCTAGACCAGCCGGCGGCGCTGCTTCGATCTGTTTCCGGCGAGGAGCGACGCAGGTTTGCCCCCAGCCCCAGCCCCAGCTAATCGATCGGTTCCAACTCTCAAGCCTATATATTGTTCATATGAGCAACATCTTGGGGGAGACACTCATCGATCTGTAGCCTAAGCAACATCTTGATCTTGGAGCATGTTTGGATCTCTTCTGTAAATTTCATCTTTTTTGCCCAATCATAGATTTGAGCTCATGCAAATTCTAGACAATTGTttctttttttgtgaaaaatcaatGTCTAGCGACTGAATTAGCAGCACAACTATTTAATATGCTATTTGTTCTGCTTTGATCGTATTGTCTCTTACATGAATTATTAATTCAACCAATGGTGATTTCTGATCGGCTCGCAGGTCCGTCATGTCGTCATTCGCCGGCATAACTCTCTTGGCCGAGGGCGACCTGAGCCCTTCCACCGCCGACGCCGTTGACGCCGGCACGGACTGCGGGTACCACCTGCTTGTGGtccaagcactagtagaaaacagggctatggtccaggccggctcagcccattagtcccggttcagtctagaaccgggactaatgtgagcattggtcccggttcgtgcggctaaggcattagtcccggttcatttagaccttttggtcccggttggtgggatgaaccgggaccaatgggcctcgctcctggcccacaaccattggtcccggttcgtgccacaaaccgggactaaagattagaccattagtctcggtttgaggcacgaaccgggactaatggggatgagacctttagtcccggttcgtgccacgaaccggtactaaaggtcccattttcaaactataccccccctgtggaccgccttttcagttttagaaaaaataaaagaaaatgatggaaatgtcaaaaatataaaagaaaataagtttcccatgtgatatgtggtctagttgttgggaaaatttgcaaatatgaattttgactttatttgcaaaatctccctggaatttgtaaaatgggcataacttttgcatacgaactcggattaaaaagttttttatatgaaaaatcttctactcgaaaagttacatccgatggagaccgcctacggcctgtttgcaaatttctagaatcctcaaattccaaaaggaaaaaaagttatgctcaaattttagtttttttaaatttttagtaaatctggtcaaactatggtcaaactacttattcaggaagtattagtgttactaaataattattcaagaatatttgtgttattaaataattatttcacctttttgaattttggtcaaatctggtcaaactatggtcaaactgtggtcaaacaatggtcaaactacttattcaagaaatattagtgttactaaaaaaatattattttttagaacaatagttttaaactcaaacagtgaaatatgtgacttcatgctcaagctaaattcctgagggttaataggattgacatcttactattgtcaggaaaacaacaagtgcagacttggaaacgagggagaatagaacccggaagttaagtgtgctcaggctggagtagtgagaggatgggtgaccgttcggaaagtgagatgatttggaatgatgaggggtgattagagattaaattgagcaatgaggggtgattagagattagaggttaaaataatttagaaatttgaaaaaaaaattcaaaaaaaatttcaaaaaaaaatcagaaaatttcttttagtaccggttggtgttaccaaccgagactaaaggtggaccggccacgtggagggcctttagtcccggttctggattgaaccgggactaaagggtcagggcattagtaccgacactttagtcccggttccagaaccgggactaaaggcccttatgaaccgagactaaaggccctttttctaccagtgaagaCTACTTGCTTACCAAAGAACTGACACCCAGTGGAAGGGGCATTTGCTCCCGTGCTTTCGTCGTAGGAGGCCATACATGGTACATCGAGTACTACCCTAACGGGGAGAGCTCCAAATGTGCCGACTACATTTCTCTGCATGTCTCAGTTCTTGATAACGATGAGGATTACCAGAAGACTGTGAAAGCAAAGGTGTGTGTCAGTCTCATCGACCAGGTTGAGAAGCACAAGCCAATGTACATCCGTGGAACTGGAACGCGCACCTTCGGCGGCTATGCTTTTATGCGTCTCGACAAGTTCATGAAAAAAGACGTCCTTGAAGAATCGGTGAATCTAAAGGGTAATTGTTTGACCATCCGGTGTGACATCATGGTCCTCAACACCAATGATGATGATGCCAACGGCGACGAGGTGCTCCCACCTGATGTACACCACCAATTCAACAGTCTCCTTCAAAATAAGGTGGGTGCCGATGTGACATTTGAGGTCAGCGGTGAGACGTTCGTCGCACACAGGTGTGTGCTTGCAGCCCGATCCACGGTGTTCATGGCACAACTCTTTGGTCCCATGAAGGAGGGTACCACTAGGTCCGCCATCATACAGATCAAAGACATGGAAGCAAAAGTGTTCAAGGCTTTGCTTAGCTTCATCTACACAGACTCATTCCCTGAGATGGAGGAGGAGGACAAAGCACAAGTTGTGGAAAAAGGACAAGAAGAGGATGAAATGCGGCTGCAATGGCTTCAAGACTTGTTGGTAGCGGCAGACAGATATGATGTCCAAGGGCTCAAGTTCATCTGTGAAAAGCAGTTTTCTGAACGCCTAGGTGTGAGCTCAGTCATGTCCACTCTTGCTCTAGCCGAGCAGCACCACTGCCGGTGGTTGAAGGGAGCGTGCTTCAAGTATCTC
This window contains:
- the LOC123131484 gene encoding BTB/POZ and MATH domain-containing protein 2-like; translated protein: MSSFAGITLLAEGDLSPSTADAVDAGTDCGYHLLVVQDYLLTKELTPSGRGICSRAFVVGGHTWYIEYYPNGESSKCADYISLHVSVLDNDEDYQKTVKAKVCVSLIDQVEKHKPMYIRGTGTRTFGGYAFMRLDKFMKKDVLEESVNLKGNCLTIRCDIMVLNTNDDDANGDEVLPPDVHHQFNSLLQNKVGADVTFEVSGETFVAHRCVLAARSTVFMAQLFGPMKEGTTRSAIIQIKDMEAKVFKALLSFIYTDSFPEMEEEDKAQVVEKGQEEDEMRLQWLQDLLVAADRYDVQGLKFICEKQFSERLGVSSVMSTLALAEQHHCRWLKGACFKYLQVQPPSRLLTVMESSGWDNVFTTYPSALKDLIAKLIALNQQK